The Chloroflexi bacterium ADurb.Bin180 genome segment ACCAGGGCGCTTGATGAGTGCCGCGGCCTGATGGAGCGGCATGGCGGTCACGCCGCAGCCGCTGGACTGACGATACGCAATGAAAACATCGACTCCCTGCGGTCGGAACTGCTGCGAATCGCCGACCGCGATCTGACGGAAGAGGACCTGGTGCCTTCATTGAAGATAGACTGGGTACAGCCGTTGACCGATGTGAACGGCAATACGTGGCAGCAAATCGAGTTGCTGCGCCCCTTTGGAGTAGGCAACCCGACGCCGGTCCTGGCCAGCGCCAACGTAGAGGTGAGAGAGGCGCGAAGCATCGGCACGGACAGACCCGGTCTCAAGCTCAAGTTGAGCGATGGGCGTGCGGTGTGGGATGCCGTTGCCTTTCAAGGGGTCACTCGTGAGCAACTGGCCCCTCGTATCGACGTGGCCTATACTCTCCAGAGGCGAACCTGGAACGGGCAAACGCGGCTGGAGATGATCATCAAAGACGTGAGACCCGCCGGGTACGTGGCGGGCCTGCAACCGAAGCAGGCTCGGCACAAGTAGACAGAGGGAGCGATGGAGAACACAGGCCTGATTGGTGACATCCTCGCCCTGCTGGGCGTCTTCTTTCTGGGCTTTGTGGCCGGGGTGCTCTTTGCACCGGTCCAGCGTCTGCTGGCTGGAGTCGTGAGGGGTCCCAAGGTCCTCGTCAAAGGTGCACAAGCAGTGAGCACCAGGCTGCTAGAAGCTCTCTCCTCGGCGGAAGACCGGATTGACAACAGCCGGGTGAGTCAGAGTCTGACCAACGCCGTAACGGGAGTGCTGACGATAGGGCTAAGGCAGGCCGAGGCCGCCTTCCGCGAAGGGAGAGAAGCATTTGACCGCGGCGACTATGGCACAGCGCGGCGCAGGCTATCTCTGGCGCTCCTCTGGGACCAGCGTGTCGAGCTGGCTCCGATGCACATTTCGGCCCATCTTAAGCTGGGTATGCTTGATGAGAACAAAGGCGACTTTGCCGAGGCCAAGAAGCACTACCAGAGAGCAGCACAGCTCGATCCAAACAACACCGAGGCTGCGGCTCGCCTTGGGATAGTCCATTTTCGACTCAAGGAGAATGGAGCGGCGCTCTTCCAGCTCCAGCGGGCTCTGGAACTCGATCCGTCGAATCTCGACACACACTACAGCCTGTACACCGTGTACCGTCAGGCGGGGATGGAGAAAGAAGCGCTCGAGCAACTGCGCATCATCAAAGCGGGCGAGAGCGCAGACAAGCTGGTCGAGCTCTTCGCCCAGCATGGTGCTGAGCACTTTAGGTTGGAAGCATATGTGGAGGCGGCAGCAGACTATGAACTGGCTCTGCAACTGATGCCACAGTCGCTGCCTCTATATCTAGCGCTGGGCGACCTGTATTACCTGATGAAGCAGCCACGCACTGCGGTCGAGACCTGGTGCAGAGGGCTATGGGAGGGGTACTCTGAAGCCCTGGCTGAGCGGGTTCAAACCGTGGCCAACGAAGCGGACAATGTCTGGGAGATCATCACTCTGGTCAGGGACTGTACCGAACGCCATCCTCAAGACGGGCGATATGGCTTGCTCCTCTCCCGACTCTTGCACCTGGTCGGTGCTGAGGAGGAGAGGGTGGCCAGGCTGGAGGCAGCGGCGAGGGTCAGTGCGCCGCCAGTAGCTGCGCTGATGGAACTGGGCGAGCTCTATGCGCAGGCCGGCGATGCGGAGCGAGCCAGCCAGTGCTATCGAAACGGACTGATGGCTGTTCGTGGCCAGCAAGAGGTTTTTTGCTGTCGAGTCTGTGGAAACGTCAGCAGCGAGAACCAACAACGCTGCTTTCGGTGTGGTAATTGGCAGACCTTTGAATCTAGAGTGCGCGCCGGGTGTGAGAAGAGAAGTACGGTACCGCTCGACCTGCTCGAGAGGGCGAGCAATGTACGACACCGCCTGGGGTCGACGTGGAGCAGAATCAGGGGCCTTCTCCCTTCAGCAGCACCGCATTCTCGAGAGGAAGACAAGCCGGTATGAACGACACGCAGATAGTAGACCAGATGATTGGGCGCGAGGACGATGTGGCTTACGTCATGGCATGCGCGCGCGATGCCGAGTGCTGTGCCATCGTCGGGGTCAGCAACATTGGCAAATCGACCCTTCTGCGGGCGCTGTCATCGTCGGAGCTTCAAAAGAAACACCTGGGTGGGTCAGACCGCGAGCACCTGTTTGTGTACGTCGACCTGAATCTGGTATCTCAGGTTACTGAACAGGGTTTCTACGAGGCGATCCTACGGAACATGCTGCAGGAACTTGCGTCGCGGGGCGGGGAAGAGGGATTGCGGCAGACGGTGCAAGTAGGCTACAAGGCCGTCGTTAGTGCTGATAACCCGTTTATGATACCGCTGGCCTTTGAGGACAGCATTCAGGCCCTGTGCACGGGACAGCCAGCCAGGCTGGTTCTGCTGCTCGACGAGTTTGACGAGGTCTTTGCAGAAGTGGACTCGCGGGCCTTTGTTCGCCTCAGGGCGCTCAGGGACAGACTGCGGGAGAGCCTTTGCTACGTCACCGCAACCGGGCGTCCCCTGAACGACAGCCAACGCGACCATGCGACGGGTGAGTTCTGCGAGATGTTCGCCGCGCATACGAGGTTTCTCAAGCCGCTGTCGACGCAGTCCTCGCAGGCCCTGCTGGACGCGTGGGCGCGACGTACGCGTACTCCGCTGACGACCGACGACATCAGCTTAATTGCCGAGGTAGCCGGCGGGCATCCTGTTCTGCTGGAAACCAGCGCGCGCGTCATCACGCGCGCGCGAGAGGAGGCCGCCTGGCACCTAGCGTCGTCAGACTATGGCCACATTCGCGAGCGGCTGGACGGCGATGCTGTGGTGAGAATCGAGTGCGCCAAACTATGGAATGACCTGAGCGTGCTGGAACAAGAAGCTCTGATTGCCTTGCTCAATGGCCAGGAGGTAGCCAGAGCGGACACACTCATCGACAAAGGGATTGTGCAAGTCACATCGACTGGCAAGAGCGTATTCTCGGAATTGCTGGCCGGTTTTGCCAGGCGACAGCAGTTGGTGCGCCGACGCGGTCCACAGGGCATCCGGATCGATGTTGAAGCCGGTGATGTCTGGGTGGATGGCAAGCTGGCGCCGCTGCTGACGGACTTGGAGTACAAGCTGCTTTTGCTGCTTTATGGCAATCTGGATCGCATTTGTGACAAGTACAAGATTGTCGAATCGGTCTGGGGAGAGAACTATATTGACCAAGTGGACGACGCACGGATAGAAAAGCTGGTCAGTCGCCTGCGTGAAAAGCTGGAACCGAATCCGGTTGAGCCCAAGTACGTAATGACCGTCCGCGGCCGTGGCTACAAGCTGGTAGGTCCGGAGTGAGGATCACCTCGGGAGTAGGTTGTCAGCTTGGCGTCGGCTGGGAGTCATGAAGTATCTACTTACCGATAGTAGAATACAACCACAAGAGTGCCCACAGGGCATGGTCTGATTCTAACCTGGGAGGTTATGAAAATGGCAGCACTTTTGGATCGGGTCAAGACTCTGATATCGGCTAACCTGAACTACATTGTCAGCCAGGCTCTCAAGGCCAACAGTATGGCTGTCGTCGATGAGTACATCCGCAAGGTCGAGGACAACCTCGAGGCGCTGGAAGACGCGGCCGCCACCGTGGGTGGAGAGGCCAAGACGATCAAGCGCAAGTTCGACGACCTCGATGCTCAGACAAAAGAGCTCGACCGCAACATCGACCTGTTCCTGACTCAGGGCAAGGAAGATCTGGCTCAGGCGGCACAGTACCGTTACAACACCGTCAAGCGCCTGGCCGACACCTACGGCGAGCAGGCCAGGGCTCAGGAGTCAGAGTACAAAAAGCTCCTGGACGCCAAGCTCAAGCTGGAGGCCAAGCTCACTGAGGCCAAGCGAGAGCGGACCGAGCTCCAGGCAATGCTTGACCTGGCCAAGAGCAAGGAGCTGACGCACAAGGTGGTCGAAGGCGTCGGCGGCGTGACCGGGGCGCAGGGCGGGATGCAAGAGATTCGCGATGAGATCCAGCGCCGGCTGGACAAAGCGACAGCGCAGGGTGAGATTGACGCCACGCGCCTCGACAACCAGATGGCCGAAGCTCTGGAGAAGGACACCATTGATCGCCAGCTCGCGGCCCGCAAGGCACGACTGGGAATGTAGCTCGGGGTGACCGGGTCTCGGCGAACCCTGCCACGATTCAGGCAGGGTTCGCCCGGCGCAGTTGCGGCGTTTGGACCGGCGAACAACAACCGGACCTATGCGCCGGTGACTCGACGATTGGAAGCCATGTCGACAGACATTGACTTGATGGCCTCTGGAGATGTGCTATGAACAGGACACGGCTGGTCTTTGTGATTGTGCTGCTGCTGGCAACCGCCGTGGTGGCGGCGTCTGTGCTGGTGCGGCGTGCAGGAGGAGTTGGACCACTGATCGACCAACCTCAAGATATCGAGGTGCGGGTGGTCTGTGCTCTGCCTGTTGAGCCCTTTGTGCAGGATGCGGCCAAGCAGTTCAACGCCGAGAAACACAAGCTTGAGAACCGAGTGATCCATGTGACCGTGGAGCCAATGGACGGCCTGACGGCAATGGGGCGCTACGAGCGCGGCGAGATGTCACCGTTTCCGACGGTGTGGATCCCCGACAGCCGCTATCTGGTCGAGCTGGTCAATGCTACGTTCAAGGAGCAGCGTGGGCGTGACATCTTCTTGACCGGCGGAGAGTACCGGTCGCGGCCAATTGCGGTTTCGCTGTTCTCGTGGGGCATCTACTCCAGTCGGGCTGCCGTGGTGCGCACCAAGTACGGTGAAATCGACTGGCGGGCGATCCACGATGCAGCGATTGCGAAGGGAGGCTGGCCGGAACTTGGCGGCTCGGCCGACTGGGGCTATTTCAAACTGGTGGTTCCGAATCCCCGCCGCAACGTCGGCGGAC includes the following:
- a CDS encoding tetratricopeptide repeat protein; the protein is MENTGLIGDILALLGVFFLGFVAGVLFAPVQRLLAGVVRGPKVLVKGAQAVSTRLLEALSSAEDRIDNSRVSQSLTNAVTGVLTIGLRQAEAAFREGREAFDRGDYGTARRRLSLALLWDQRVELAPMHISAHLKLGMLDENKGDFAEAKKHYQRAAQLDPNNTEAAARLGIVHFRLKENGAALFQLQRALELDPSNLDTHYSLYTVYRQAGMEKEALEQLRIIKAGESADKLVELFAQHGAEHFRLEAYVEAAADYELALQLMPQSLPLYLALGDLYYLMKQPRTAVETWCRGLWEGYSEALAERVQTVANEADNVWEIITLVRDCTERHPQDGRYGLLLSRLLHLVGAEEERVARLEAAARVSAPPVAALMELGELYAQAGDAERASQCYRNGLMAVRGQQEVFCCRVCGNVSSENQQRCFRCGNWQTFESRVRAGCEKRSTVPLDLLERASNVRHRLGSTWSRIRGLLPSAAPHSREEDKPV
- the regX3_1 gene encoding Sensory transduction protein regX3; amino-acid sequence: MNDTQIVDQMIGREDDVAYVMACARDAECCAIVGVSNIGKSTLLRALSSSELQKKHLGGSDREHLFVYVDLNLVSQVTEQGFYEAILRNMLQELASRGGEEGLRQTVQVGYKAVVSADNPFMIPLAFEDSIQALCTGQPARLVLLLDEFDEVFAEVDSRAFVRLRALRDRLRESLCYVTATGRPLNDSQRDHATGEFCEMFAAHTRFLKPLSTQSSQALLDAWARRTRTPLTTDDISLIAEVAGGHPVLLETSARVITRAREEAAWHLASSDYGHIRERLDGDAVVRIECAKLWNDLSVLEQEALIALLNGQEVARADTLIDKGIVQVTSTGKSVFSELLAGFARRQQLVRRRGPQGIRIDVEAGDVWVDGKLAPLLTDLEYKLLLLLYGNLDRICDKYKIVESVWGENYIDQVDDARIEKLVSRLREKLEPNPVEPKYVMTVRGRGYKLVGPE
- a CDS encoding hypothetical protein (Phage shock protein A homolog) — protein: MAALLDRVKTLISANLNYIVSQALKANSMAVVDEYIRKVEDNLEALEDAAATVGGEAKTIKRKFDDLDAQTKELDRNIDLFLTQGKEDLAQAAQYRYNTVKRLADTYGEQARAQESEYKKLLDAKLKLEAKLTEAKRERTELQAMLDLAKSKELTHKVVEGVGGVTGAQGGMQEIRDEIQRRLDKATAQGEIDATRLDNQMAEALEKDTIDRQLAARKARLGM